The Streptomyces aurantiacus genome includes a region encoding these proteins:
- a CDS encoding transglycosylase domain-containing protein, with amino-acid sequence MSEHRRKPPQPQGGGRAAARRGQTGSSSGRRAAPRGATESPSDSYDSGGGDRPFGSRAEARRATQRSNSGGGRRRAADGTGTGGHGGGGRRGGPGGPTGPGRGRGRGSAPPQNRIIDYPRAGRYGAARWVPSWKLVTGVFIGFFGSMMAVAGVAYALVGIPDVAKTAEAQNNVYYWADGTQMVATGGETNRQIIDYSRIPTEMRYAVISAENKTFENDRGVDPVGIGRALFNMAKGGETQGGSTITQQYVKNAMLEDQSQTISRKFKELFVSIKVGANVEKEDIMAGYLNSAYYGRGAYGIQAAARTYFDKDAEDLDPSQCAFLAAVLKGATYYDPAGAESIDPSATPAANRQRAETRWRWILDEMVKDGHLTQAKRSEYPDFPKLQNPRSNAQLGGQVGYLVDLAKAYIVNNSEKTGITEKDLREGGYEIHTTFQKKKVQQLEDAVKKVRKENINAKARPTKDKHVQFGGASVDPKTGAIRAIYGGEDATKHFTNNADQTGAQVGSTFKPFVLAAAMKWGVLDPDLGPAQAQDERIKVSPKSLYSGKNKLKIQEYDGSVWTDKDGKEWLQRNDGDESYNPPSFQIDLREAMRVSSNSAYVQLGMNVGLEKVRESALDAGIKESSLASANFPSFSIGTSDPSAIRMAGAYATFAASGKQNEPYSVDEITNEEGLVFKHDTRTKQAFTSLVADNVTDVLKTVVDEGTGTAAKLDGRPVAGKTGTTDGNKSAWFVGYTPQLSTAVSMYRLDDDESNKKREFLEMYGTGGQEEIHGASFPAEIWHDYMEDALKGSKVEPFPTPDPIGEVVNDVPIPTATPTPTETEEESVSPTPTPTESETAPSPSASESCGNFGGFGCEDTGGTNTGGTDAGGTEGGVTSSPSQSEEEGDPRGNANGNGGLFGGAPG; translated from the coding sequence ATGAGCGAGCACCGTCGCAAACCGCCGCAGCCGCAGGGCGGCGGACGTGCCGCGGCCCGACGCGGCCAGACAGGGTCGTCCTCCGGCCGCCGTGCGGCTCCGCGAGGCGCAACCGAATCTCCTTCCGACTCCTATGACTCGGGGGGTGGGGATCGCCCGTTCGGCAGCCGTGCCGAAGCCCGGCGGGCGACACAGAGAAGCAACAGTGGCGGCGGCCGGCGCAGAGCGGCCGACGGCACGGGGACCGGCGGCCACGGTGGTGGCGGCCGACGAGGCGGACCCGGCGGGCCCACCGGCCCCGGCCGGGGCCGCGGGCGTGGCTCCGCACCGCCGCAGAACCGGATCATCGACTACCCGCGCGCGGGCAGGTACGGGGCGGCGCGATGGGTGCCGTCCTGGAAGCTCGTGACCGGAGTGTTCATCGGCTTCTTCGGCAGCATGATGGCCGTCGCGGGAGTCGCGTACGCGCTGGTGGGCATCCCGGACGTCGCCAAGACGGCGGAGGCGCAGAACAACGTCTACTACTGGGCCGACGGCACACAGATGGTCGCGACCGGTGGTGAGACGAACCGGCAGATCATCGACTACTCCCGGATTCCCACGGAGATGCGCTACGCCGTCATCTCGGCCGAGAACAAGACGTTCGAGAACGACCGGGGTGTCGACCCAGTGGGTATCGGCCGGGCCCTGTTCAACATGGCCAAGGGCGGCGAGACGCAGGGCGGCTCCACGATCACCCAGCAGTACGTGAAGAACGCCATGCTGGAGGACCAGTCGCAGACGATCTCCCGGAAGTTCAAGGAGCTCTTCGTCTCCATCAAGGTCGGCGCCAACGTCGAAAAAGAAGACATCATGGCCGGCTATCTGAACTCGGCCTACTACGGTCGCGGCGCCTACGGAATCCAGGCCGCCGCGCGTACGTACTTCGACAAGGACGCCGAGGACCTCGACCCGAGCCAGTGCGCCTTCCTGGCGGCGGTGCTCAAGGGAGCCACGTACTACGACCCGGCCGGCGCGGAGTCGATCGACCCGTCCGCCACCCCCGCCGCCAACCGCCAGCGTGCGGAGACCCGGTGGCGCTGGATCCTCGACGAGATGGTCAAGGACGGGCACCTGACGCAGGCGAAGCGGTCCGAGTACCCCGACTTCCCCAAGCTGCAGAACCCGCGTTCGAACGCACAGCTGGGCGGGCAGGTCGGTTATCTCGTCGACCTCGCCAAGGCGTACATCGTCAACAACAGCGAGAAGACCGGGATCACCGAAAAGGATCTCCGCGAGGGCGGCTACGAGATCCACACGACCTTCCAGAAGAAGAAGGTCCAGCAGCTCGAAGACGCGGTGAAGAAGGTCCGCAAGGAGAACATCAACGCGAAGGCTCGCCCGACGAAGGACAAACACGTCCAGTTCGGCGGGGCGTCGGTGGACCCGAAGACCGGTGCCATCAGGGCCATCTACGGCGGTGAGGACGCGACCAAGCACTTCACCAACAACGCCGACCAGACCGGTGCCCAGGTCGGTTCGACCTTCAAGCCGTTCGTGCTCGCGGCGGCCATGAAGTGGGGCGTTCTCGACCCCGACCTCGGGCCGGCCCAGGCACAGGACGAGCGGATCAAGGTCTCGCCCAAGAGCCTCTACAGCGGCAAGAACAAGCTCAAGATCCAGGAGTACGACGGGTCGGTCTGGACGGACAAGGACGGGAAGGAGTGGCTGCAGCGGAACGACGGTGACGAGTCGTACAACCCGCCCAGCTTCCAGATCGACCTCCGTGAGGCGATGAGGGTCTCCTCGAACTCCGCTTACGTCCAGCTCGGCATGAACGTGGGCCTCGAGAAGGTCAGGGAGTCCGCCCTGGACGCGGGCATCAAGGAAAGCAGCCTGGCCAGCGCCAACTTCCCGTCGTTCTCCATCGGCACCTCCGACCCCAGCGCGATCCGTATGGCCGGCGCGTACGCCACCTTCGCGGCGAGCGGCAAGCAGAACGAGCCGTACTCGGTCGACGAGATCACCAACGAGGAAGGGCTCGTCTTCAAGCACGACACCAGGACGAAGCAGGCCTTCACTTCGCTGGTCGCCGACAACGTCACCGACGTCCTGAAGACCGTCGTGGACGAGGGCACCGGTACCGCGGCGAAGCTGGACGGCCGGCCGGTCGCGGGCAAGACCGGTACGACCGACGGCAACAAGTCCGCCTGGTTCGTCGGCTACACCCCGCAGCTCTCGACCGCCGTCTCCATGTACCGACTGGACGACGACGAGTCCAACAAGAAGCGCGAGTTCCTCGAGATGTACGGAACGGGTGGCCAGGAGGAGATCCACGGTGCCTCGTTCCCGGCCGAGATCTGGCACGACTACATGGAGGACGCGCTCAAGGGCTCGAAGGTGGAGCCGTTCCCGACGCCTGATCCGATCGGCGAGGTCGTCAACGACGTCCCGATCCCGACGGCGACCCCCACGCCCACGGAGACGGAGGAGGAGAGCGTTTCGCCGACTCCCACGCCCACGGAGTCCGAGACCGCTCCCTCGCCCTCCGCGAGTGAGAGCTGCGGCAACTTCGGCGGCTTCGGGTGCGAGGACACCGGTGGAACCAACACCGGCGGGACCGATGCCGGCGGTACGGAGGGTGGCGTGACCTCCTCACCCTCGCAATCCGAGGAGGAGGGCGACCCCAGAGGCAACGCCAACGGCAACGGCGGCCTCTTCGGAGGTGCCCCGGGCTAG
- the rpsF gene encoding 30S ribosomal protein S6, whose protein sequence is MRHYEVMVILDPDLEERAVSPLIENFLSVVREANGKVEKVDTWGRRRLAYEIKKKPEGIYSVIDLQAEPAVVKELDRQMNLNESVLRTKVLRPETH, encoded by the coding sequence ATGCGTCACTACGAAGTGATGGTCATCCTCGACCCCGATCTCGAAGAGCGTGCTGTCTCGCCGCTGATCGAGAACTTCCTCTCCGTCGTCCGTGAGGCGAACGGAAAGGTCGAGAAGGTCGACACCTGGGGCCGTCGTCGTCTCGCGTACGAGATCAAGAAGAAGCCCGAGGGCATCTACTCGGTCATCGACCTGCAGGCCGAGCCTGCGGTCGTGAAGGAACTCGACCGCCAGATGAACCTGAACGAGTCGGTCCTCCGGACCAAGGTCCTCCGTCCCGAGACCCACTGA
- the femX gene encoding peptidoglycan bridge formation glycyltransferase FemX, with protein sequence MSLTLRTISREQHLAYIQSLPAASHMQVPAWADVKAEWRSESLGWFDNRSGEMVGAGLVLYRQLPKIKRYLAYLPEGPVINWFAPNLTDWLDPMLAHLKQQGAFSVKMGPPVIIRRWEATSIKKGIQDPDVKRLRDIEADFIEPRAFEVADKLRRMGWQQGEDGGAGFGDVQPRYVYQVPLANRSLEDVHKGFNQLWRRNIKKAEKAGVEVVQGGYQDLEEWQRLYEITALRDHFRPRPLSYFQRMWTALNTEDPNRMRLYFARHEGVNLSAATMLVVGGHVWYSYGASDNIGREVRPSNAMQWRMLRDAYALGATVYDLRGISDSLDETDHLFGLIQFKVGTGGQAAEYLGEWDFPLNKLLHKALDIYMSRR encoded by the coding sequence ATGAGCCTGACCCTGAGGACCATCAGCCGAGAGCAGCATCTGGCGTACATCCAGAGCCTGCCCGCGGCCAGCCACATGCAGGTCCCCGCCTGGGCAGACGTCAAGGCGGAGTGGCGCTCCGAGAGCCTCGGATGGTTCGACAACAGGTCCGGCGAGATGGTCGGGGCGGGCCTCGTCCTGTACCGCCAGCTGCCCAAGATCAAGCGCTACCTCGCCTATCTGCCCGAGGGCCCGGTCATCAACTGGTTCGCGCCGAATCTGACCGACTGGCTGGATCCGATGCTCGCGCACCTCAAGCAGCAGGGTGCCTTCTCCGTGAAGATGGGCCCGCCGGTGATCATCCGGCGCTGGGAGGCCACTTCGATCAAGAAGGGCATCCAGGACCCGGACGTGAAGCGCCTGCGCGACATCGAGGCCGACTTCATCGAGCCGCGCGCCTTCGAGGTCGCCGACAAGCTGCGGCGCATGGGCTGGCAGCAGGGCGAGGACGGCGGGGCGGGCTTCGGCGACGTACAGCCCCGCTACGTCTACCAGGTGCCGCTGGCCAACCGGTCGCTGGAGGACGTCCACAAGGGCTTCAACCAGCTCTGGCGGCGCAACATCAAGAAGGCCGAGAAGGCCGGCGTCGAGGTCGTACAGGGCGGCTATCAGGACCTCGAGGAGTGGCAGCGCCTCTACGAGATCACGGCTCTGCGCGACCACTTCCGGCCCCGACCGCTCTCGTACTTCCAGCGCATGTGGACGGCTCTCAACACCGAGGACCCCAACCGCATGCGACTGTACTTCGCCCGGCACGAGGGTGTGAACCTGTCCGCCGCGACCATGCTGGTCGTCGGAGGGCACGTCTGGTACTCCTACGGCGCCTCCGACAACATCGGGCGCGAGGTCCGGCCCTCGAACGCGATGCAGTGGCGGATGCTGCGCGACGCCTACGCGCTCGGCGCGACCGTCTACGACCTGCGCGGTATCTCCGACTCGCTCGACGAGACGGACCATCTCTTCGGTCTCATCCAGTTCAAGGTGGGTACCGGAGGGCAGGCAGCCGAATACCTCGGGGAGTGGGACTTCCCGCTCAACAAACTGCTCCACAAGGCGCTCGACATCTACATGTCGCGCCGCTGA
- a CDS encoding PadR family transcriptional regulator → MSRRSGILEFAVLGLLRESPMHGYELRKRLNTSLGVFRAFSYGTLYPCLKTLVTNGWLIEEPGSTPEDAVAAPLAGRRAKIVYRLTAEGKEHFEDLLSQTGPDAYEDEHFAARFAFFGQTSRDVRMRVLEGRRSRLEERLEKMRASLARTRERLDDYTLELQRHGMESVEREVRWLNELIESERAGRDHRRPGPDGSAQQDNTSGESGGLPRPGGDLGPDPSDDTAT, encoded by the coding sequence ATGAGCCGGCGTTCCGGGATCCTCGAGTTCGCCGTCCTCGGCCTTCTGCGCGAGTCCCCGATGCACGGCTATGAGCTGCGCAAACGCCTCAATACGTCACTGGGTGTGTTCCGTGCGTTCAGCTACGGGACGCTCTACCCCTGCCTCAAGACGCTGGTCACCAACGGCTGGTTGATCGAGGAGCCGGGGAGCACCCCCGAGGACGCCGTCGCGGCACCACTCGCAGGGCGTCGCGCCAAGATCGTCTATCGGTTGACGGCCGAAGGTAAGGAACACTTCGAGGACCTGCTCTCGCAGACGGGTCCCGACGCGTACGAGGACGAACATTTCGCCGCTCGTTTCGCCTTCTTCGGCCAGACGTCACGGGACGTACGGATGCGGGTCCTCGAAGGACGCCGCAGCCGTCTCGAGGAGCGCCTGGAGAAGATGCGTGCCTCGCTGGCGCGCACCCGGGAGCGCCTCGACGACTACACCCTTGAGCTCCAGCGCCACGGAATGGAGTCCGTGGAGCGCGAAGTGCGCTGGCTGAACGAGCTCATCGAGAGCGAGCGGGCGGGACGGGACCATCGGCGTCCCGGTCCTGACGGCTCCGCTCAGCAGGACAACACATCTGGGGAGTCGGGCGGCCTGCCCCGGCCCGGGGGCGACCTCGGGCCGGATCCGTCCGACGACACTGCCACGTGA
- a CDS encoding inositol-3-phosphate synthase — protein MGSVRVAIVGVGNCAASLVQGVEYYKDADPAAKVPGLMHVQFGEYHVGDVEFVAAFDVDAKKVGLDLSDAIGASENNTIKICDVPNKGVTVQRGHTHDGLGKYYRETIEESDEAPVDVVKVLKDQAVDVLVCYLPVGSEDAAKFYAQCAIDAKVAFVNALPVFIAGTKEWADKFTEAGVPIVGDDIKSQVGATITHRVMAKLFEDRGVRLERTMQLNVGGNMDFKNMLERDRLESKKISKTQAVTSQIRDRELGENNVHIGPSDYVAWLDDRKWAYVRLEGRAFGDVPLNLEYKLEVWDSPNSAGVIIDALRAAKIAKDRGIGGPILSASSYFMKSPPVQYFDDEAYANVEKFIKGEVER, from the coding sequence ATGGGTTCGGTTCGCGTAGCCATCGTCGGCGTGGGCAACTGCGCCGCCTCGCTGGTTCAGGGCGTCGAGTACTACAAGGACGCCGACCCGGCGGCCAAGGTGCCGGGCCTGATGCATGTCCAGTTCGGCGAATACCACGTGGGTGACGTCGAGTTCGTCGCCGCCTTCGACGTCGACGCGAAGAAGGTCGGCCTCGACCTCTCGGACGCCATCGGCGCCAGCGAGAACAACACCATCAAGATCTGCGACGTCCCGAACAAGGGCGTCACGGTCCAGCGCGGCCACACCCATGACGGGCTCGGCAAGTACTACCGCGAGACCATCGAGGAGTCGGACGAGGCTCCGGTCGACGTCGTCAAGGTCCTCAAGGACCAGGCGGTCGACGTCCTCGTCTGCTACCTCCCCGTCGGTTCCGAGGACGCGGCGAAGTTCTACGCGCAGTGCGCCATCGACGCCAAGGTCGCGTTCGTCAACGCCCTGCCGGTCTTCATCGCCGGCACCAAGGAGTGGGCGGACAAGTTCACCGAGGCCGGCGTCCCGATCGTCGGTGACGACATCAAGTCGCAGGTCGGCGCCACCATCACGCACCGTGTGATGGCGAAGCTGTTCGAGGACCGCGGTGTCCGTCTCGAGCGCACCATGCAGCTCAACGTCGGCGGCAACATGGACTTCAAGAACATGTTGGAGCGCGACCGCCTGGAGTCCAAGAAGATCTCGAAGACGCAGGCCGTCACCTCGCAGATCCGAGACCGCGAGCTCGGCGAGAACAACGTCCACATCGGCCCGTCCGACTACGTGGCCTGGCTCGACGACCGCAAGTGGGCGTACGTGCGCCTCGAGGGCCGCGCCTTCGGTGACGTCCCGCTGAACCTGGAGTACAAGCTCGAGGTCTGGGACTCCCCGAACTCCGCGGGTGTCATCATCGACGCCCTGCGCGCCGCGAAGATCGCCAAGGACCGCGGCATCGGCGGTCCGATCCTCTCCGCGTCGAGCTACTTCATGAAGTCCCCGCCGGTCCAGTACTTCGACGACGAGGCCTACGCCAACGTCGAGAAGTTCATCAAGGGCGAGGTCGAGCGCTAA
- a CDS encoding glycosyltransferase family 87 protein codes for MCGMPSAETTRASVHEPDLVRPTKEDPVAATGSELFGGPLGRRALLGTSWWTPVRVIALIAIGVFALGMVQKLPCYDGAWFFGASSQYTHACYSDIPHLYQGRGFADGLVPYFDKLEGDMEYLEYPVLTGVFMEVAAWLTPGSGTIQHQEQVYWMVNAGMLMACAAVIAVCVTRTHRRRPWDGLLVALAPAFALTATINWDLLAVALTAAAMLMWARSRPLAFGVLLGLATAAKLYPMLLLGPLLVLCWRAGRWREFGTALLGAVGSWLVVNLPVMLLAPEGWSKFYTFSQERGVDFGSFWLILSQRMETPLVTDTVNTMATLLMLVSSVGVAALALTAPRRPRFAQLAFLIVAAFILTNKVYSPQYVLWLIPLAVLARPKWRDFLIWQACEVAYFLGIWMYLAYTTSGDAHKGLPQEGYQLAIAVHLLGTLYLCAVIVRDIFMPERDVVRRSGDDDPSGGVLDRAEDVFVLGAAAHPPRHAAHFDGPYVEWGSGDEPGRNPSSL; via the coding sequence ATGTGCGGCATGCCCAGTGCAGAAACGACGCGCGCGAGCGTGCACGAGCCAGATCTGGTGCGGCCGACCAAGGAGGACCCGGTCGCCGCGACCGGCAGCGAACTGTTCGGCGGCCCCCTCGGGCGCCGTGCGCTGCTCGGGACGTCCTGGTGGACTCCCGTGCGGGTCATCGCACTCATCGCGATCGGCGTGTTCGCCCTCGGCATGGTGCAGAAGCTGCCCTGCTACGACGGTGCCTGGTTCTTCGGCGCCAGCTCGCAGTACACACATGCCTGCTACTCCGACATCCCGCACCTCTACCAGGGACGGGGCTTCGCCGACGGGCTCGTGCCGTACTTCGACAAGCTCGAAGGCGACATGGAGTACCTCGAGTACCCGGTGCTGACCGGCGTGTTCATGGAGGTCGCTGCCTGGCTCACGCCGGGCAGCGGCACCATCCAGCACCAGGAGCAGGTCTACTGGATGGTCAACGCCGGAATGCTGATGGCGTGTGCCGCCGTCATCGCCGTCTGCGTGACCCGCACCCACCGGCGGCGGCCCTGGGACGGCCTGCTGGTCGCCCTGGCACCCGCGTTCGCGCTGACCGCCACCATCAACTGGGACCTGCTGGCAGTCGCTCTGACGGCCGCGGCGATGCTGATGTGGGCCCGGAGCCGCCCCCTCGCCTTCGGCGTGCTGCTGGGGCTCGCCACGGCCGCCAAGCTGTATCCCATGCTGCTGCTGGGGCCGCTGCTGGTCCTGTGCTGGCGCGCGGGCAGATGGCGTGAGTTCGGTACCGCACTGCTCGGCGCCGTCGGCTCCTGGCTGGTCGTGAACCTTCCGGTCATGCTGCTGGCGCCCGAGGGCTGGTCGAAGTTCTACACGTTCAGCCAGGAACGCGGTGTCGACTTCGGCTCCTTCTGGCTGATCCTCTCCCAGCGCATGGAGACGCCGCTCGTCACCGACACCGTCAACACGATGGCCACGCTGTTGATGCTGGTCTCCTCCGTGGGCGTCGCCGCACTCGCGCTGACCGCTCCGCGCCGGCCCCGATTCGCCCAGCTGGCGTTCCTGATCGTCGCGGCCTTCATCCTCACCAACAAGGTCTATTCACCGCAGTACGTACTGTGGCTGATTCCCCTGGCCGTGCTGGCCCGCCCCAAGTGGCGGGACTTCCTGATCTGGCAGGCGTGCGAGGTCGCGTACTTCCTCGGGATCTGGATGTACCTCGCGTACACGACCAGCGGCGACGCACACAAGGGACTGCCGCAGGAGGGGTACCAACTGGCCATCGCCGTCCACCTGCTGGGGACGTTGTACCTGTGCGCCGTGATCGTGCGGGACATCTTCATGCCGGAGCGGGACGTGGTGCGTCGCTCCGGCGACGACGATCCGTCGGGCGGTGTGCTGGACCGCGCGGAGGACGTCTTCGTCCTGGGCGCCGCGGCCCATCCGCCACGGCACGCCGCGCACTTCGACGGTCCTTACGTGGAGTGGGGCAGTGGCGACGAACCCGGTAGGAATCCGAGTTCGCTCTGA
- a CDS encoding single-stranded DNA-binding protein has translation MAGETVITVVGNLVDDPELRFTPSGAAVAKFRVASTPRTFDRQTNEWKDGESLFLTCSVWRQAAENVAESLQRGMRVVVQGRLKQRSYEDREGVKRTVYELDVEEVGASLKNATAKVTKTTGRGGQGGYSGGGGGGGGQQGGGWGGGSGGGQQQGGGAPADDPWATSAPASGGSGNQAGGGGGGWGGNSGGSGGSSGGYSDEPPF, from the coding sequence ATGGCAGGCGAGACCGTCATCACGGTCGTCGGCAATCTTGTCGATGACCCCGAGCTGCGCTTCACCCCGTCCGGTGCGGCGGTCGCGAAGTTCCGTGTCGCGTCCACTCCCCGCACCTTCGACCGTCAGACCAATGAGTGGAAGGACGGCGAAAGCCTGTTCCTGACCTGCTCGGTCTGGCGTCAGGCGGCGGAGAACGTCGCCGAGTCGCTCCAGCGAGGCATGCGCGTCGTCGTGCAGGGCCGGCTGAAGCAGCGGTCCTACGAGGACCGTGAGGGCGTCAAGCGCACGGTCTACGAACTGGACGTCGAGGAAGTCGGCGCCAGCCTGAAGAACGCCACGGCCAAGGTCACCAAGACCACCGGTCGGGGTGGCCAGGGCGGTTACTCCGGCGGTGGTGGCGGCGGTGGCGGTCAGCAGGGCGGCGGCTGGGGCGGAGGCTCCGGCGGCGGTCAGCAGCAGGGTGGCGGCGCTCCCGCCGACGATCCCTGGGCGACCAGCGCTCCTGCCAGCGGCGGCAGCGGCAACCAGGCTGGTGGCGGCGGTGGCGGCTGGGGTGGAAACTCCGGCGGCTCCGGCGGTTCCAGCGGCGGCTACTCGGACGAGCCCCCCTTCTAG
- a CDS encoding MFS transporter — MAVVGDLRVLLRFRNFRRLLAVRLLSQGADGVYQVALATYVVFSPEKQTSAAAIASAMAVLLLPYSLVGPFAGVLLDRWRRRQVFLYGNLLRALLASLTALLMLSGAPDWLFYASALCVTAVNRFVLAGLSAALPRVVDPERLVMANSLSPTAGTLAATLGGGLAFLVRIVASDSDAAVILVGAALYGCAALASLRLAPELLGPDLRSVRPRLRTAVIGTARGLAAGVRHLAEPPRREAAWALTAMTLMRFCYGALTVMVLMLCRYALSSGPDDDGVALLGLALGISGAGFFAAAVLTPAGASRLGPGGWIIACAGSAAVLEPALGLPFAEVPLLIAAFVLGLTTQGAKIATDTLVQSSVEDEFRGRIFAVYDVLFNVAFVGAAAVAALMLPPDGRSVALVVTVAVIYGAVAATMARFELQ, encoded by the coding sequence ATGGCTGTCGTGGGTGACCTGCGCGTACTCCTGCGCTTCCGGAACTTCCGGCGTCTGCTCGCCGTACGGCTGCTGTCGCAGGGCGCCGACGGGGTCTACCAGGTCGCTCTCGCCACGTACGTCGTCTTCTCCCCGGAGAAACAGACCTCGGCGGCCGCGATCGCCTCCGCGATGGCGGTCCTGCTCCTGCCGTACTCCCTCGTCGGCCCCTTCGCGGGCGTTCTCCTGGACCGCTGGCGACGCCGGCAGGTCTTTCTGTACGGGAACCTTCTGCGGGCGCTGCTCGCCTCCCTGACGGCCCTCCTGATGCTGAGCGGAGCGCCGGACTGGCTGTTCTACGCGTCCGCGCTGTGCGTGACCGCCGTCAACAGATTCGTGCTGGCGGGCCTCTCCGCCGCCCTGCCCCGTGTCGTCGACCCGGAGCGCCTGGTGATGGCCAACTCCCTGTCGCCCACGGCCGGAACGCTCGCCGCGACCCTCGGCGGCGGTCTCGCCTTCCTCGTACGCATCGTCGCCTCCGACTCCGACGCGGCAGTGATTCTCGTGGGAGCGGCGCTGTACGGGTGCGCCGCGCTCGCCTCGCTGCGACTGGCTCCGGAACTGCTCGGACCCGACCTCCGGTCGGTGCGACCACGGCTGAGGACAGCGGTGATCGGCACGGCACGCGGTCTGGCGGCGGGCGTCCGTCACCTCGCCGAGCCCCCGCGCCGGGAGGCCGCCTGGGCGCTGACCGCGATGACCCTGATGCGGTTCTGCTACGGCGCGCTGACAGTCATGGTGCTGATGCTCTGCCGGTATGCCTTGTCGTCCGGCCCGGACGACGACGGGGTCGCCCTTCTCGGTCTGGCCCTGGGCATCTCCGGCGCGGGCTTCTTCGCCGCGGCCGTACTGACTCCGGCGGGAGCGAGCCGCCTCGGGCCCGGCGGCTGGATCATCGCCTGCGCGGGATCCGCCGCGGTCCTGGAACCGGCGCTGGGCCTCCCGTTCGCCGAAGTCCCGCTGCTCATCGCGGCCTTCGTGCTGGGACTGACCACTCAGGGCGCGAAGATCGCCACCGACACGTTGGTCCAGTCGTCCGTCGAGGACGAATTCCGTGGCCGGATCTTCGCCGTTTACGACGTCCTGTTCAACGTCGCCTTCGTCGGCGCCGCGGCGGTGGCCGCCCTGATGCTGCCTCCTGACGGCCGCTCCGTGGCCCTTGTGGTCACGGTGGCCGTTATCTACGGGGCAGTTGCTGCGACTATGGCCCGCTTTGAGCTCCAGTAA
- a CDS encoding alanine racemase, which yields MALTLYVDTARWRAHHKHVSEQFPGLVPVCKGNGYGFGHERLADEATRLGSDVLAVGTTYEAARIKDWFGGDLLVLTPFRRGEEPVPLPDRVIRSVSSVDGVYGLVGARVVIEVMSSMKRHGVSERDLPQLHAAIENVRLEGFAIHLPLDRTDGSDAVEEVIGWMDRLRAARLPLHTMFVSHLKAEELARLQQQFPQTRFRARIGTRLWLGDHDATQYRGAVLDVSAVAKGDRFGYRQQKVASDGWLVVVAGGTSHGVGLEAPKALHGVMPRAKGVARAGLATVNRNLSPFVWGGKQRWFAEPPHMQVSILFVPSDAPEPKVGEELVAHLRHTTTQFDRVVER from the coding sequence ATGGCGCTCACGCTCTACGTCGACACCGCACGCTGGCGGGCGCACCACAAGCACGTGTCCGAGCAGTTCCCGGGGCTCGTGCCCGTCTGCAAGGGGAACGGCTACGGCTTCGGCCATGAGCGGCTCGCCGACGAGGCCACCCGCCTGGGCTCGGACGTCCTGGCCGTCGGCACGACCTACGAGGCGGCGCGGATCAAGGACTGGTTCGGCGGCGACCTGCTGGTGCTGACGCCGTTCAGACGGGGCGAGGAGCCCGTCCCGCTGCCCGACCGCGTCATCCGCTCGGTTTCGTCGGTCGACGGGGTCTACGGCCTCGTGGGTGCCCGCGTCGTCATCGAGGTCATGTCCTCCATGAAGCGGCACGGGGTGAGCGAGCGGGACCTGCCCCAGCTGCACGCCGCCATAGAGAACGTGCGGCTCGAGGGCTTCGCGATCCACCTGCCCCTGGACCGCACCGACGGCTCGGACGCCGTCGAGGAGGTCATCGGGTGGATGGACCGGCTGCGCGCGGCACGCCTGCCGTTGCACACCATGTTCGTCAGCCATCTCAAGGCCGAGGAGCTCGCCCGGCTGCAGCAGCAGTTCCCGCAGACCCGGTTCCGCGCCCGTATCGGCACGCGGCTGTGGCTGGGGGACCACGACGCCACCCAGTACCGCGGAGCCGTTCTGGACGTCTCCGCCGTCGCCAAGGGCGACCGCTTCGGCTACCGCCAGCAGAAGGTGGCCTCGGACGGCTGGCTGGTCGTCGTGGCGGGCGGTACGTCGCACGGGGTGGGTCTGGAGGCTCCCAAGGCGCTGCACGGCGTCATGCCGCGCGCCAAGGGTGTCGCCCGGGCCGGCCTCGCCACGGTCAACCGGAACCTCTCACCCTTCGTGTGGGGCGGCAAGCAGCGCTGGTTCGCGGAGCCCCCGCACATGCAGGTCTCGATCCTCTTCGTGCCCTCGGACGCCCCGGAGCCAAAGGTCGGTGAGGAGCTGGTGGCCCACCTGCGGCACACCACCACGCAGTTCGACCGCGTCGTCGAGCGCTGA